From a single Herbiconiux sp. SALV-R1 genomic region:
- a CDS encoding DUF6350 family protein, with the protein MNRATTVFLSALDAVIVVAIGLGIPLIPLTVMWAVQFGLSVDWLAFWRAAGDLWLLGNGVDLRLAIDPALALRLGVAGAETPFEVGIAPLGFALLTLLLGTRSGRRLSATPYPVTGAVVGVVVLAALGLAVAFGARDDAAMPSIAQSTVFPAAVYAAGLAIGYAWKARRSPSREPAPDAVLSRRWRSAIASVPETERSLVALALRGGALTAATVVGFSALAMAVILVANFSSIVALYESLQAGLLGGITLTLAQLALLPNLIVWTASWFVGPGFALGAGSGVSPLGTQLGLVPSLPVLGALPQGTPVLGFVGLLVPVAAGFLAAAVLRPVFLRAVAGRQLGGARGRAVRLVGVAVGIGLVGASILALLALWSGGAAGPGRLAEVGPDAGAVWLWAFVELTVSSALGLVAGATSSGAGAAAGASAGASPRSASASGAGAASTLHTAPIDRTAPVDRPAPPSRREAPAAPDTL; encoded by the coding sequence ATGAACCGCGCAACCACCGTCTTCCTCTCCGCCCTCGACGCGGTCATCGTCGTGGCCATCGGCCTCGGCATCCCCCTCATCCCCCTCACGGTGATGTGGGCGGTGCAGTTCGGCCTCTCGGTCGACTGGCTGGCGTTCTGGCGAGCCGCCGGCGACCTGTGGCTGCTCGGCAACGGCGTCGACCTGCGGCTCGCGATCGACCCGGCACTGGCCCTGCGCCTCGGCGTCGCCGGTGCCGAGACGCCGTTCGAGGTGGGCATCGCGCCGCTCGGTTTCGCGCTGCTCACGCTGCTGCTCGGCACGCGTTCGGGGCGCCGCCTGAGCGCGACGCCCTACCCCGTGACGGGCGCGGTGGTGGGGGTCGTGGTGCTGGCGGCTCTGGGGCTCGCCGTCGCCTTCGGCGCCCGCGACGACGCCGCGATGCCCTCGATCGCCCAGAGCACCGTGTTCCCCGCCGCCGTCTACGCAGCGGGTCTTGCCATCGGCTACGCCTGGAAGGCGCGTCGCTCGCCGTCGCGCGAGCCCGCTCCCGACGCGGTACTCAGCCGGCGGTGGCGGTCGGCGATCGCCTCGGTGCCGGAGACCGAGCGCAGCCTCGTCGCACTCGCGCTGCGCGGCGGTGCGCTGACGGCCGCGACGGTCGTCGGCTTCTCGGCGCTCGCGATGGCCGTCATCCTGGTCGCCAACTTCTCGTCGATCGTCGCGCTCTACGAGAGCCTGCAGGCGGGCCTCCTCGGCGGCATCACCCTCACGCTCGCGCAGCTCGCCCTGTTGCCCAACCTCATCGTCTGGACGGCGAGCTGGTTCGTGGGCCCCGGCTTCGCCCTCGGCGCCGGATCGGGCGTCTCGCCGCTCGGCACCCAGCTCGGCCTGGTGCCCTCCCTCCCGGTGCTGGGTGCCCTGCCCCAGGGCACGCCCGTGCTCGGATTCGTGGGGCTGCTGGTGCCCGTGGCGGCGGGCTTCCTGGCGGCAGCCGTGCTGCGCCCCGTGTTCCTGCGGGCGGTCGCGGGCCGTCAGCTCGGCGGGGCGCGGGGGCGGGCCGTGCGGTTGGTCGGAGTAGCGGTGGGGATCGGCCTCGTCGGTGCGAGCATCCTCGCGCTGCTCGCGCTCTGGTCAGGCGGCGCGGCGGGCCCGGGGCGGCTCGCCGAGGTCGGCCCCGACGCGGGCGCCGTCTGGCTCTGGGCCTTCGTCGAGCTCACCGTCTCCTCGGCGCTCGGCCTCGTCGCCGGCGCGACGTCGTCGGGTGCGGGTGCGGCCGCAGGTGCGAGCGCGGGCGCGAGCCCGCGCTCGGCCTCGGCCTCCGGCGCAGGCGCGGCCTCCACCCTGCACACCGCGCCGATCGACCGCACCGCCCCCGTCGACCGCCCGGCGCCGCCCTCCCGACGAGAGGCCCCCGCCGCGCCGGATACACTGTGA
- the sucD gene encoding succinate--CoA ligase subunit alpha, translating into MSIFLNKDSKVIVQGITGGEGTKHTALMLKAGTQVVGGVNARKAGTTVAHTDKDGNAVELPVFGTVKEAIEATGADVSIAFVPPAFSKDAIIEAIDSEIPLLVVITEGIPVQDSAEAWAYAKAKGNKTRIIGPNCPGIITPGESLVGITPANITGKGPIGLVSKSGTLTYQMMYELRDLGFSTAIGIGGDPIIGTTHIDALAAFEADPETKAIVMIGEIGGDAEERAADFIKANVTKPVVGYVAGFTAPEGKTMGHAGAIVSGSAGTAQAKKEALEAAGVKVGKTPSETAALLREVYAALG; encoded by the coding sequence ATGTCGATTTTTCTGAACAAGGATTCCAAGGTCATCGTCCAGGGCATCACGGGCGGTGAGGGCACCAAGCACACCGCCCTCATGCTGAAGGCCGGCACCCAGGTCGTCGGCGGCGTGAACGCGCGCAAGGCCGGCACCACCGTGGCCCACACCGACAAAGACGGCAATGCCGTCGAGCTCCCCGTGTTCGGCACCGTGAAGGAGGCCATCGAGGCCACCGGCGCCGACGTCTCCATCGCCTTCGTGCCGCCGGCATTCTCCAAAGACGCCATCATCGAGGCGATCGACTCCGAGATCCCGCTGCTCGTCGTCATCACCGAGGGCATCCCCGTGCAGGACTCGGCCGAAGCCTGGGCCTATGCCAAGGCCAAGGGCAACAAGACCCGCATCATCGGCCCGAACTGCCCCGGCATCATCACCCCCGGTGAGTCGCTCGTGGGCATCACCCCGGCGAACATCACCGGCAAGGGCCCGATCGGGCTGGTGTCGAAGTCGGGCACGCTGACCTACCAGATGATGTACGAGCTGCGCGACCTCGGCTTCTCCACCGCGATCGGCATCGGCGGCGACCCCATCATCGGCACCACGCACATCGACGCGCTCGCCGCGTTCGAGGCCGACCCCGAGACCAAGGCGATCGTCATGATCGGCGAGATCGGCGGAGACGCCGAGGAGCGCGCCGCCGACTTCATCAAGGCGAACGTCACCAAGCCGGTCGTCGGTTACGTGGCGGGCTTCACCGCGCCCGAGGGCAAGACCATGGGCCACGCGGGTGCCATCGTCTCCGGCTCGGCCGGCACCGCCCAGGCCAAGAAGGAGGCCCTCGAGGCCGCCGGCGTCAAGGTCGGCAAGACCCCGAGCGAGACCGCCGCCCTCCTCCGCGAAGTGTACGCAGCGCTGGGCTAA
- the sucC gene encoding ADP-forming succinate--CoA ligase subunit beta, with protein sequence MDLFEYQARDLFESYGVPVLPGIIADTPEEVRAAAEKLGGVTVVKAQVKIGGRGKAGGVKVAKDPEAAEEAAKAILGLDIKGHVVKRVMVAGGARIAQEFYFSVLLDRANRSYLSLTSYEGGMEIEQLAVERPDALARIEVDPIAGIDIETARRIAVEAKFPTELIEKVAPVFVKLWEVYKGEDATLVEVNPLVLTEEGDVIALDGKVSLDENAGFRHPGHEALEDADAADPLEAKAKANDLNYVKLDGEVGIIGNGAGLVMSTLDVVAYAGENHGGVKPANFLDIGGGASAEVMANGLDVILGDEQVKSVFVNVFGGITACDAVANGIVAALGILGDTASKPLVVRLDGNRVEEGRAILREAAHPLVTLAATMDEGADKAAELAAAAAAK encoded by the coding sequence GTGGATCTATTCGAGTACCAGGCCCGAGACCTCTTTGAAAGCTACGGCGTTCCCGTGCTGCCGGGCATCATCGCCGACACCCCCGAGGAGGTCAGGGCCGCTGCGGAGAAGCTCGGCGGCGTCACGGTGGTCAAGGCGCAGGTGAAGATCGGCGGCCGCGGCAAGGCCGGCGGCGTGAAGGTCGCGAAAGACCCCGAGGCGGCGGAAGAGGCAGCGAAGGCCATCCTCGGCCTCGACATCAAGGGCCACGTCGTCAAGCGCGTGATGGTCGCGGGCGGCGCCCGCATCGCGCAGGAGTTCTACTTCTCGGTGCTGCTCGACCGGGCCAACCGCTCCTACCTCTCCCTCACCAGCTACGAGGGCGGCATGGAGATCGAGCAGCTCGCCGTCGAGCGCCCCGACGCTCTCGCCCGCATCGAGGTCGACCCCATCGCGGGCATCGACATCGAGACCGCTCGCCGCATCGCCGTGGAGGCGAAGTTCCCCACCGAGCTGATCGAGAAGGTCGCCCCCGTCTTCGTGAAGCTCTGGGAGGTCTACAAGGGAGAAGACGCCACCCTGGTCGAGGTCAACCCGCTGGTGCTCACCGAGGAGGGCGACGTCATCGCCCTCGACGGCAAGGTCTCGCTCGACGAGAACGCCGGCTTCCGTCACCCGGGCCACGAGGCGCTCGAAGACGCCGACGCCGCCGACCCGCTCGAGGCCAAGGCCAAGGCCAACGACCTCAACTACGTCAAGCTCGACGGCGAGGTCGGCATCATCGGCAACGGTGCAGGGCTCGTCATGTCGACCCTCGACGTCGTCGCCTACGCCGGTGAGAACCACGGCGGCGTGAAGCCGGCCAACTTCCTCGACATCGGTGGTGGAGCATCCGCCGAGGTGATGGCCAACGGGCTCGACGTCATCCTGGGCGACGAGCAGGTGAAGAGCGTGTTCGTGAACGTCTTCGGCGGCATCACCGCCTGCGACGCGGTGGCCAACGGCATCGTCGCCGCCCTCGGCATCCTGGGCGACACCGCCTCGAAGCCGCTCGTGGTGCGCCTCGACGGCAACCGGGTGGAGGAGGGCCGCGCCATCCTGCGCGAGGCCGCCCACCCGCTGGTCACTCTGGCCGCCACCATGGACGAGGGCGCCGACAAGGCCGCCGAGCTGGCTGCTGCAGCCGCTGCGAAGTAA
- the purN gene encoding phosphoribosylglycinamide formyltransferase — MLSLLVLISGGGSNLRALLDAATDAEYPARVIAVGSDTDAPGLAHAEEYGVPSFTVVPTAFESREAWGAELLAQIERWSPDLVVCAGFMRILPPVVVATLTPRIINTHPALLPAFPGAHAVRDALAAGVDTTGVTVHVIDEGVDTGPVIVQQSVAVEPGDTEHELHERIKTVERALLVQAVLDIANGHVDLEETAAR; from the coding sequence GTGCTCTCGCTCCTCGTCCTGATCTCCGGGGGTGGCTCGAATCTCCGCGCGCTCCTCGACGCCGCGACCGACGCCGAGTACCCGGCGCGCGTGATCGCCGTCGGCTCCGACACGGATGCGCCCGGCCTCGCCCACGCCGAGGAGTACGGCGTGCCGTCGTTCACCGTCGTCCCGACCGCTTTCGAGTCGCGCGAGGCCTGGGGCGCCGAGCTGCTGGCCCAGATCGAACGCTGGTCGCCTGACCTCGTCGTCTGCGCCGGGTTCATGCGCATCCTGCCGCCCGTCGTGGTGGCCACGCTCACCCCGCGCATCATCAACACGCATCCGGCCCTGCTTCCGGCGTTCCCCGGGGCGCACGCCGTGCGCGACGCGCTGGCCGCGGGCGTCGACACCACGGGCGTGACCGTGCACGTGATCGACGAGGGCGTCGACACGGGCCCCGTCATCGTGCAGCAGTCGGTGGCCGTCGAGCCCGGCGACACCGAGCACGAACTGCATGAACGCATCAAGACCGTCGAGCGGGCCCTGCTGGTGCAGGCCGTGCTCGACATCGCCAACGGACACGTCGACCTCGAGGAGACAGCAGCACGATGA
- the purH gene encoding bifunctional phosphoribosylaminoimidazolecarboxamide formyltransferase/IMP cyclohydrolase, with translation MSGPQHDPSLYRHRDTVPITRALISVSDKTGLVDLVQALAANGVEIVSTGSTAKSIADAGVSVTEVSSVTGFPESLDGRVKTLHPGVHAGILADLRLESHEKQLGELGIRPFDLVVVNLYPFRETVASGAAPDAVIEQIDIGGPALVRASAKNFANVAIVVSPDRYDDVIAAAATGGTALELRRELAAQAFAHTASYDTAVAGWFAEQLGGETSEAIASAEAGVQGVGGIEGAPVPDAPAGFPETLQVEATKTATLRYGENSHQEAALYALADGHGIAQAVQLHGKEMSYNNYVDADAAVRAAFDFDEPAVAIIKHANPCGIAVASRSIDAQHAIADAHAKAHACDPLSAFGGVIAANRTVTLAMAETVKDIFTEVLVAPAFEAEAFEVLKTKKNLRLLTLPEGFGREATELRQLSGGFLAQTPDGFGGLDRTSWTLAAGPAADEATLDDLEFAWKACRSVKSNAILLASKGASVGVGMGQVNRVDSCRLAVTRAGDRAAGSVAASDAFFPFADGLEILLEAGVKAVVQPGGSVRDEEVVAAAEKAGVTMYFTGERHFFH, from the coding sequence ATGAGTGGCCCCCAGCACGACCCGAGCCTCTACCGCCACCGCGACACGGTGCCGATCACCAGGGCGCTCATCTCCGTCAGCGACAAGACCGGGCTGGTCGATCTCGTGCAGGCGCTCGCCGCGAACGGGGTCGAGATCGTCTCGACCGGGTCGACGGCGAAGAGCATCGCCGACGCGGGCGTGTCGGTCACCGAGGTGTCGAGCGTCACCGGCTTCCCCGAGTCGCTCGACGGGCGTGTGAAGACGCTGCACCCGGGGGTGCACGCCGGAATCCTCGCCGACCTGCGCCTCGAGTCGCACGAGAAGCAGCTGGGCGAGCTCGGCATCCGCCCCTTCGACCTCGTCGTGGTGAACCTCTACCCGTTCCGTGAGACGGTCGCCTCGGGCGCCGCCCCCGACGCCGTCATCGAGCAGATCGACATCGGCGGGCCCGCGCTCGTGCGCGCCTCGGCGAAGAACTTCGCCAACGTCGCCATCGTGGTCTCGCCCGACCGTTACGACGACGTCATCGCCGCCGCGGCCACGGGCGGCACCGCGCTGGAGCTGCGCCGCGAGCTCGCCGCGCAGGCCTTCGCCCACACCGCCTCCTACGACACGGCGGTGGCCGGCTGGTTCGCCGAGCAGCTGGGCGGCGAGACGAGCGAGGCGATCGCCTCGGCCGAGGCGGGCGTGCAGGGTGTCGGCGGCATCGAGGGTGCGCCTGTTCCGGATGCTCCGGCCGGCTTCCCCGAGACCCTCCAGGTCGAGGCCACCAAGACCGCCACCCTCCGCTACGGCGAGAACTCGCACCAGGAGGCGGCCCTCTACGCGCTCGCCGACGGGCACGGCATCGCGCAGGCTGTGCAGCTGCACGGCAAGGAGATGTCGTACAACAACTACGTCGACGCCGACGCCGCCGTGCGCGCGGCCTTCGACTTCGACGAGCCCGCCGTCGCCATCATCAAGCACGCGAACCCCTGCGGCATCGCCGTCGCGTCTCGTTCGATCGATGCGCAGCACGCCATCGCCGACGCCCACGCCAAGGCTCACGCCTGTGACCCGCTGTCCGCCTTCGGCGGCGTCATCGCCGCCAACCGCACCGTGACGCTCGCCATGGCCGAGACGGTGAAGGACATCTTCACAGAGGTGCTCGTCGCGCCAGCCTTCGAGGCGGAGGCCTTCGAGGTGCTGAAGACGAAGAAGAACCTGCGCCTGCTCACCCTCCCCGAGGGCTTCGGCCGCGAGGCCACCGAGCTCCGCCAGCTGAGCGGCGGCTTCCTCGCCCAGACCCCCGACGGCTTCGGCGGGCTCGACCGCACAAGCTGGACGCTCGCCGCAGGCCCCGCCGCCGACGAGGCGACCCTCGACGACCTCGAGTTCGCCTGGAAGGCCTGCCGCTCGGTGAAGTCGAATGCCATCCTGCTCGCCTCGAAGGGCGCCTCCGTCGGCGTCGGCATGGGTCAGGTGAACCGGGTCGACTCCTGCCGGCTCGCCGTCACGCGCGCCGGCGACCGCGCCGCGGGGTCGGTCGCGGCATCCGACGCCTTCTTCCCCTTCGCCGACGGGCTCGAGATCCTGCTCGAGGCCGGGGTGAAGGCGGTCGTGCAGCCGGGTGGCTCGGTGCGCGACGAGGAGGTCGTCGCGGCTGCCGAGAAGGCCGGAGTGACGATGTACTTCACCGGAGAGCGTCACTTCTTCCACTGA
- a CDS encoding ABC transporter ATP-binding protein, translating into MTDASVSGVEGEERDDLSRAESKQIRARSLRLLGSLVHPMRGSLALSIVVVVISTVSQVAGPAIIAYGIDTGLPALLDADWMPVALAGVAYLLAGITGAGLIAWFTVLSARISQAILFDLRRRVFLHTQKLSLEFHESYTSGRIISRQTSDLDAIRELLDSGINQLVQGVLYMLFTAVALFLLDVESGLILLASLVPLAVLTRWFQVRSQRMFRRTRVASARLIVQFVESMTGIRAVKAFRKERRNEAEFAELVEDYRHSNGRVIRLFGIYDPGLVLIGNIAVAVVLLVGGFRVVDGGLEIGVLLAAVLYTRRFFDPMEDMAMFYNGYQSATAALEKISGVLEERPSVPDPDRPVDLWVSSGAVRFENVEFGYDPNRPILPEFELDIPAGQTVALVGSTGAGKSTLAKLISRFYDPTAGRITLDGLDLRELHPKDLRRAIVMVTQEAYLFSGTVADNIAIGKPDATPEEIVAAAKAVGADEFITGLPNGYDTDVNKRGGRVSAGQRQLISFARAFLANPAVLILDEATASLDIPSERLVQEALQTLLADRTAVIIAHRLSTVSIADRVLVMEHGRIVENGSPAELIAGEGRFAQLHASWRGSLV; encoded by the coding sequence ATGACCGACGCATCCGTCAGCGGGGTCGAGGGCGAGGAGCGCGACGACCTCAGCCGCGCCGAGAGCAAGCAGATCAGGGCCAGGTCGCTGCGCCTGCTCGGCTCGCTCGTGCACCCGATGCGCGGGAGCCTCGCCCTCAGTATTGTCGTGGTCGTCATCAGCACCGTGTCGCAGGTGGCGGGCCCCGCCATCATCGCCTACGGCATCGACACCGGGCTTCCTGCCCTGCTCGACGCCGACTGGATGCCCGTGGCACTCGCCGGGGTGGCCTACCTGCTCGCCGGCATCACGGGCGCCGGGCTCATCGCCTGGTTCACGGTGCTGTCGGCGCGCATCAGCCAGGCCATCTTGTTCGACCTGCGCCGCCGGGTCTTCCTGCACACCCAGAAGCTGAGCCTCGAGTTCCACGAGAGCTACACCTCGGGCCGCATCATCTCGCGCCAGACCAGCGACCTCGACGCCATCCGGGAGCTGCTCGACTCGGGCATCAACCAGCTGGTGCAGGGCGTGCTCTACATGCTGTTCACGGCGGTCGCGCTGTTCCTGCTCGACGTCGAGAGCGGGCTCATCCTGCTCGCCTCGCTGGTGCCGCTCGCGGTGCTCACGCGCTGGTTCCAGGTGCGGTCGCAGCGCATGTTCCGGCGCACCCGCGTGGCCTCGGCGCGGCTCATCGTGCAGTTCGTCGAGAGCATGACGGGTATCCGTGCCGTGAAGGCGTTCCGCAAGGAGCGCCGCAACGAGGCGGAGTTCGCCGAGCTGGTCGAAGACTACCGGCACTCGAACGGGCGGGTGATCAGGCTGTTCGGCATCTACGACCCGGGGCTCGTGCTCATCGGCAACATCGCCGTGGCCGTGGTGCTGCTGGTCGGCGGGTTCCGCGTCGTCGACGGCGGGCTCGAGATCGGTGTGCTGCTCGCCGCCGTGCTCTACACGCGCCGCTTCTTCGACCCGATGGAAGACATGGCCATGTTCTACAACGGCTACCAGAGCGCCACGGCGGCACTGGAGAAGATCTCGGGCGTGCTCGAGGAGCGGCCGAGCGTGCCCGATCCCGACCGCCCCGTCGACCTCTGGGTGTCGTCGGGTGCCGTGCGGTTCGAGAACGTCGAGTTCGGCTACGACCCGAACCGGCCCATCCTTCCCGAGTTCGAGCTCGACATCCCCGCCGGGCAGACCGTCGCGCTCGTGGGTTCGACCGGCGCGGGCAAGTCGACGCTGGCGAAGCTCATCTCGCGCTTCTACGACCCCACGGCCGGCCGCATCACGCTCGACGGGCTCGATCTGCGGGAGCTGCACCCGAAAGACCTGCGCCGCGCCATCGTCATGGTGACCCAGGAGGCGTACCTGTTCTCCGGAACGGTGGCCGACAACATCGCCATCGGCAAGCCCGACGCGACTCCGGAGGAGATCGTCGCCGCCGCGAAGGCGGTCGGCGCCGACGAGTTCATCACGGGCCTGCCGAACGGCTACGACACCGACGTGAACAAGCGCGGCGGCAGGGTGTCGGCGGGGCAGCGCCAGCTCATCTCATTCGCCCGCGCGTTCCTCGCGAACCCCGCGGTGCTCATCCTCGACGAGGCGACCGCGTCACTCGACATCCCGAGCGAGCGGCTGGTGCAGGAGGCGCTGCAGACGCTGCTCGCCGACCGCACCGCCGTCATCATCGCGCACCGCCTCTCGACGGTGTCGATCGCCGACCGGGTGCTGGTGATGGAGCACGGGCGCATCGTCGAGAACGGGTCGCCCGCCGAGCTCATCGCGGGGGAGGGGCGGTTCGCGCAGCTGCACGCCTCCTGGCGCGGGTCGCTGGTGTAG
- a CDS encoding ABC transporter ATP-binding protein, giving the protein MTTPHDQKPTGTVAVLARLRPFAKQALPRIYTAMVVSLLASLVALAIPQVLQWLVDGPLADGDERQIWLAGGIVLSLGVLEAVLIGLRRALVLTPGTHVEARMRNALYAQLQDLPVSFHDRWPSGQLLSRAVSDLNLIRRWLSFGLVLLVVNVLTLLGGVAILISLNGVLGLIFLAAAIPVILYSFSFERRYSDVARRSQDQAGDLATSVEESVHGIRVLKAFGRSRYALKRFERQAEELRGTEIEKAKAIAGIWLYLTLIPDVAFGVCLVTGVWLASTGQTSVGQLVAFFATGTVLLFPIWSMGYFLAMTLDAKTATQRFFEVMDERNTITDPESPETVVDGRGELVFDAVHFRYQDAPERFPDLLDGVDLTVRPGETMALVGLTGSGKSTLTALTTRLYDVTGGAVRVDGVDVRRMRREELRSRVAMAFEEATLFSQTVRENVLLGRPEASEAELREALEIAQASFVDDLPEGLDTRVGEEGLSLSGGQRQRLALARAIAAKPSILVLDDPLSALDVDTEALVEAALRRVLATTTALIVAHRPSTVALADRVALLQDGKVTAVGTHSELLATNEHYRFVISSLEAEAAADATGAAAAQTDTDTEREGVAR; this is encoded by the coding sequence ATGACCACCCCGCACGACCAGAAGCCCACCGGAACAGTGGCGGTACTGGCACGTCTGCGACCCTTCGCGAAGCAGGCGCTGCCGCGCATCTACACGGCGATGGTGGTCTCCCTGCTCGCCTCGCTGGTCGCGCTCGCCATTCCGCAGGTGCTGCAGTGGCTCGTCGACGGCCCGCTCGCCGACGGCGACGAGCGCCAGATCTGGCTGGCCGGCGGCATCGTGCTCAGCCTCGGTGTGCTCGAGGCCGTGCTCATCGGTCTGCGCCGTGCCCTCGTGCTGACGCCGGGCACCCACGTCGAGGCGCGCATGCGCAACGCGCTGTACGCCCAGCTGCAAGACCTGCCCGTGTCGTTCCACGACCGCTGGCCGAGCGGGCAGCTACTTTCGCGTGCCGTCAGCGACCTCAACCTCATCCGCCGCTGGCTGTCGTTCGGGCTCGTGCTGCTCGTCGTGAACGTGCTCACGCTGCTCGGCGGCGTCGCCATCCTCATCAGCCTGAACGGGGTGCTCGGCCTTATCTTCCTGGCCGCGGCCATCCCCGTCATCCTCTACAGCTTCTCGTTCGAGCGCCGGTATTCGGATGTCGCCCGCCGCAGCCAAGACCAGGCCGGCGATCTGGCCACCAGCGTCGAGGAGTCGGTGCACGGCATCCGTGTGCTGAAGGCCTTCGGCCGCAGCCGCTACGCGCTGAAGCGCTTCGAGCGCCAGGCCGAGGAGCTGCGCGGCACCGAGATCGAGAAGGCCAAGGCCATCGCCGGCATCTGGCTCTACCTCACCCTCATTCCCGACGTCGCCTTCGGCGTCTGCCTGGTCACGGGGGTGTGGCTCGCCTCCACCGGGCAGACCTCGGTGGGCCAGCTCGTGGCGTTCTTCGCCACCGGAACGGTGCTGCTGTTCCCCATCTGGTCGATGGGGTACTTCCTCGCCATGACGCTCGACGCGAAGACCGCCACGCAGCGCTTCTTCGAGGTGATGGACGAGCGCAACACCATCACCGACCCCGAGTCGCCCGAGACGGTGGTCGACGGGCGCGGGGAGCTGGTGTTCGACGCGGTGCACTTCCGCTACCAGGACGCACCCGAGCGCTTCCCCGACCTGCTCGACGGGGTCGACCTCACCGTGCGGCCGGGCGAGACCATGGCGCTCGTCGGCCTCACCGGTTCGGGCAAGTCGACGCTCACCGCGCTCACCACCCGGCTCTACGACGTCACCGGCGGCGCCGTGCGGGTCGACGGCGTCGACGTGCGGCGGATGCGACGGGAAGAGTTGCGCTCGCGCGTCGCCATGGCGTTCGAGGAGGCCACCCTGTTCAGCCAGACGGTGCGCGAGAACGTGCTGCTCGGCCGGCCCGAGGCGTCGGAGGCCGAGCTGCGCGAGGCGCTCGAGATCGCCCAGGCGAGCTTCGTCGACGACCTGCCCGAGGGTCTCGACACCAGGGTCGGGGAGGAGGGACTCAGTCTCTCCGGCGGCCAGCGTCAGCGCCTCGCGCTGGCCCGTGCCATCGCGGCCAAGCCGAGCATCCTGGTGCTCGACGACCCGCTCTCGGCCCTCGACGTCGACACCGAGGCGCTGGTCGAGGCCGCGTTGCGCCGGGTGCTCGCCACCACGACGGCGCTCATCGTGGCGCACCGCCCGTCGACGGTCGCGCTCGCCGACCGGGTCGCCCTGCTGCAAGACGGGAAGGTCACGGCGGTGGGCACGCACTCGGAGCTGCTGGCGACGAACGAGCACTACCGCTTCGTGATCTCGAGCCTGGAGGCCGAGGCCGCCGCCGACGCGACCGGAGCAGCCGCCGCACAGACCGACACCGACACCGAACGAGAGGGGGTGGCACGATGA
- the ddaH gene encoding dimethylargininase yields MSSYRLRSLLASVAAAAVIAVIALLVADLAYFIANSQNPQVFPVYSEYFLNSTLLLFLFTAVFGLVGAFRRWYTALIAGVVSSVLAALVGTGVSALVAGIAFDAMVVPLLQTMVGNNLLFVLGGTIASVTVARRIHAAIAISEQEEVLKKKYVLVRRPAESLAQGVVTHIERSEVDVDLAEEQWEAYLAALTGAGWEPVEVPVADELPDSVFVEDAVVMFGALAVIGSPGEESRVGELDAVEASVAGLGLEVVRIERPGTLDGGDVLKIDSTVYVGRGGRTNSDGIRQLRKILAPRGYSVVAVPVTKALHLKSTVTALPDGTVIGYRPLVDDPFVYDRFLEVPEPSGAHVVVLADDTVLVAASAPESARLIEGLGYRVISVDISEFEKLEGCVTCLSVRVR; encoded by the coding sequence ATGTCCTCGTACCGGCTCCGCTCGCTCCTGGCATCGGTGGCCGCAGCGGCGGTGATCGCCGTGATCGCGCTGCTCGTGGCCGACCTGGCCTACTTCATCGCGAACAGCCAGAACCCCCAGGTCTTCCCGGTCTACAGCGAGTACTTCCTCAACTCGACACTGCTGCTGTTCCTGTTCACCGCCGTGTTCGGGCTGGTCGGGGCGTTCCGGCGCTGGTACACCGCGCTCATCGCGGGGGTGGTCTCCTCGGTGCTCGCCGCACTCGTGGGCACCGGGGTCTCGGCGCTCGTGGCCGGCATCGCCTTCGACGCCATGGTCGTGCCGCTCCTGCAGACCATGGTGGGCAACAACCTGCTGTTCGTGCTCGGCGGCACCATCGCATCCGTCACCGTCGCCCGGCGCATCCACGCCGCCATCGCCATCAGCGAGCAGGAGGAAGTGCTGAAGAAGAAGTACGTGCTGGTGCGGCGGCCGGCGGAGAGCCTGGCCCAGGGCGTCGTCACGCACATCGAGCGCAGCGAGGTCGACGTCGACCTGGCGGAGGAGCAGTGGGAGGCCTATCTCGCCGCGCTCACCGGTGCGGGGTGGGAGCCCGTCGAGGTGCCCGTCGCCGACGAGCTGCCCGACTCGGTGTTCGTCGAAGACGCCGTCGTGATGTTCGGCGCCCTCGCCGTGATCGGCAGCCCGGGCGAGGAGTCGCGGGTGGGGGAGCTCGACGCGGTCGAGGCGAGCGTCGCGGGCCTCGGGCTCGAGGTGGTGCGCATCGAGCGGCCCGGAACCCTCGACGGCGGCGACGTGCTGAAGATCGACTCCACGGTCTACGTGGGCCGCGGCGGGCGCACGAACTCCGACGGCATCCGGCAGCTGCGTAAGATCCTCGCGCCGCGGGGCTACTCCGTGGTGGCGGTTCCGGTCACCAAGGCGCTGCACCTGAAGAGCACCGTCACGGCGCTGCCCGACGGCACGGTCATCGGCTACCGGCCGCTCGTCGACGACCCCTTCGTGTACGACCGCTTCCTCGAGGTGCCCGAGCCGAGCGGCGCCCACGTGGTGGTGCTCGCCGACGACACCGTGCTGGTCGCGGCCTCCGCGCCCGAGTCGGCGCGGCTCATCGAGGGCCTCGGCTACCGGGTGATCTCGGTCGACATCTCGGAGTTCGAGAAGCTCGAGGGGTGCGTCACCTGCCTCTCCGTGCGGGTGCGATGA